The following coding sequences lie in one Pontibacter sp. G13 genomic window:
- a CDS encoding alpha/beta hydrolase: MKKTSKPKNFFGKKNRLKLTTFLLLGVIIIGLASIVRWDIPASEVIKKHSYANSAFLPWKNSKIHYRRMGSGPSVVLIHGTSSSLHTWETWMDTLSKDFEVVALDLPGFGLTGPHPEGKYGIEDYSEAVFTLMDSLKIDQAAIAGNSLGGMIAWHMGQAHPDRVSQLILIDAVGFDRGDTTFTVLSLGKIPVIKEIFKYATPRFMIRNSLEDVYQNDSLITDELVDLYHDMVLREGNRKALVDRLNSPKTAKVKPDPQRLYMPILLMWGKTDRWVPLAHADSFQQSLPHAELKVYEAGHVPMEELGSLTAQDASIFLNTPENQPRTIFPQSDSLSVH; encoded by the coding sequence ATGAAAAAGACCAGTAAACCCAAAAATTTTTTCGGTAAAAAAAACCGTCTAAAACTGACGACTTTTCTGCTGCTTGGAGTAATTATCATTGGACTGGCGAGTATAGTCAGGTGGGACATTCCTGCATCGGAGGTGATCAAAAAGCACAGCTATGCCAATTCTGCCTTTTTGCCGTGGAAAAATTCAAAAATTCATTATCGCCGGATGGGAAGCGGTCCTTCGGTAGTTTTGATTCATGGCACAAGCTCCTCCCTACACACTTGGGAAACATGGATGGATACACTATCCAAAGACTTTGAGGTAGTGGCGTTGGATCTTCCGGGCTTTGGGTTGACGGGGCCTCATCCCGAGGGTAAATATGGAATCGAGGACTATTCCGAGGCAGTATTTACCTTGATGGATTCGTTGAAGATCGATCAGGCAGCAATCGCAGGTAATTCACTCGGCGGCATGATTGCATGGCACATGGGCCAAGCGCACCCGGATCGAGTCTCACAGCTTATCTTGATAGATGCGGTAGGATTTGACCGTGGAGATACGACTTTCACCGTGCTTTCCCTCGGCAAGATTCCGGTGATCAAGGAAATCTTCAAGTATGCGACTCCACGATTCATGATCCGCAATAGCCTTGAAGACGTGTATCAAAACGACAGTCTCATTACGGATGAATTGGTGGATCTCTATCACGACATGGTTCTACGGGAGGGAAATCGGAAAGCGTTGGTGGATCGGTTGAATTCACCCAAAACGGCCAAGGTCAAGCCGGACCCTCAACGATTGTATATGCCGATTCTATTGATGTGGGGAAAAACGGATAGATGGGTTCCATTGGCTCATGCAGACAGCTTCCAGCAATCCCTGCCCCACGCTGAGCTAAAGGTCTATGAAGCGGGGCATGTACCTATGGAGGAATTGGGCAGCTTAACAGCTCAGGACGCATCTATCTTTTTGAATACTCCTGAAAATCAACCCCGTACTATCTTCCCCCAGTCAGACAGCTTATCTGTCCATTGA
- a CDS encoding T9SS type A sorting domain-containing protein, whose amino-acid sequence MKRLPFVLLFTIVYASVFSQNTLYTTGLGNQSWSDPASWTLDPQNPEPAGPPSAQDHLVINHPITYILDGDHVHTGDLHVGAYGNLELISFFGSGHTFGFSGEEMTIEGELLVSGDLEIDAQSPFSHSVLMIENQGLVTIGGDLNLDGHAGAMLEGSVCGAVQILGDLRLLSTANWLCGTGSMVVSGDVEMWDQQVLLESEIAEIYLAERICSEIYIYQSIEDCGKQANPITGYAQFMEQPNWEQLDVQVQDAQAEISWEMELNPLQAYFHLERSSNGFDFEPVGRLPILGGASKAARYEMTDELIEQHTLYYRVALVLRNGDRIYSDIHEVATPSIHSPLVVYPNPAPQDGRVSIAAAGWNGDQDVHVQVTSLTGQMLSNQAFRTDTAGLLHVDFSHDLAAGVYVMVLSQGNDRRTELLRVF is encoded by the coding sequence ATGAAACGCCTTCCATTCGTTCTTTTGTTCACAATTGTATACGCTAGTGTCTTTTCTCAGAACACTCTGTATACAACAGGTCTCGGAAACCAGTCATGGAGCGATCCCGCAAGCTGGACTTTGGATCCCCAAAATCCTGAACCGGCCGGTCCTCCTTCCGCCCAAGACCACCTTGTGATCAATCACCCCATCACCTACATCTTGGATGGAGATCATGTCCACACGGGCGATCTGCATGTCGGAGCGTATGGCAATTTGGAACTCATTTCCTTTTTCGGTTCTGGACACACCTTTGGATTTTCTGGTGAGGAAATGACGATCGAGGGTGAGCTGCTCGTTTCCGGAGATTTGGAGATCGACGCGCAAAGCCCCTTTAGCCATTCGGTGTTGATGATCGAAAACCAAGGATTGGTCACCATCGGAGGAGATTTGAATTTGGATGGACACGCCGGAGCCATGTTGGAAGGGTCGGTCTGCGGTGCAGTTCAGATTTTGGGGGACTTGAGATTGTTGAGTACCGCCAATTGGCTTTGCGGTACAGGTTCGATGGTCGTTTCAGGAGATGTGGAGATGTGGGATCAACAGGTGTTGCTGGAATCTGAAATTGCCGAGATCTACCTCGCCGAAAGAATCTGCTCAGAGATCTACATCTATCAGTCTATCGAGGATTGTGGCAAGCAAGCCAATCCGATCACAGGATATGCTCAATTTATGGAGCAACCCAACTGGGAGCAGCTGGATGTTCAGGTTCAGGATGCACAAGCTGAGATCTCTTGGGAGATGGAATTGAATCCACTTCAGGCGTATTTCCATCTGGAGCGATCCTCCAATGGCTTCGACTTCGAACCAGTTGGAAGACTTCCGATTCTCGGTGGCGCTTCCAAGGCAGCTCGATATGAAATGACGGACGAGCTGATTGAGCAGCATACCTTATACTATAGAGTGGCATTGGTCCTTCGGAATGGAGACCGAATCTACTCAGATATTCACGAGGTGGCTACGCCATCTATTCATTCCCCACTCGTGGTTTATCCCAATCCTGCACCGCAAGATGGACGAGTTTCTATCGCTGCTGCTGGATGGAATGGCGATCAGGATGTCCACGTTCAAGTCACTTCTTTGACTGGACAGATGCTTTCCAATCAGGCATTCAGGACGGATACCGCAGGATTGCTCCATGTAGACTTCTCCCATGATCTGGCTGCCGGTGTGTATGTGATGGTGCTGAGCCAAGGGAATGATCGCAGAACAGAATTGCTTCGTGTTTTCTAG
- a CDS encoding NADH-quinone oxidoreductase subunit M, with translation MSNDLMPILLNATLFAPLVGIIFILLMKKNVAKVTALGFSLIPLFLSALAIYFYAGNPQSGAYGSDFVLFSSSPWFNLNTLDIKYMIGIDGVSTFMILLTSLIFPILVWYSWGKVEKQEKTYYLMLLLLETGILGFFLSLDLMMFYVFFEMVLIPTTFFIGIWGGKEREFASMKFFLYTLVGSLLMLVGIIYLGLNVKEGVLTTDYFAIRDALASGAISSEVQTWLFLAFTVSFAIKVPLFPLHTWQAVTYSESSTTGSVILAALLSKMGAFGFIRFVLPFFPEASMKFAPVISVLAVISIVYGAYMAIAQTDLKRLIAFASMSHLGFIVLGIFSMTPEALSGAVYQMVAHGVSTAALFLIAGLLFERYESRKIADFQGIAKQAPKFTLVFMVAVLATVGLPGLSGFIGELMILLGSFSSSAVSSTFAVIAAISVVLTAVYLLNMFRKTMFGETNENVTKHVFDLTASESWMMAPLVILMFVMGFFAQPFLNTINKGTDRVINLVDTRTQNVQLSNVEPVKLETPSETEAVYQ, from the coding sequence ATGAGCAACGATTTGATGCCGATTCTGCTGAATGCCACGCTGTTTGCACCATTGGTGGGCATTATCTTCATCCTCTTGATGAAGAAGAACGTCGCCAAGGTAACTGCGCTTGGATTCTCTCTGATTCCCTTGTTCCTGTCTGCTTTGGCCATCTATTTCTATGCCGGCAATCCTCAGTCTGGGGCTTACGGTAGCGATTTTGTGCTATTTAGCAGCAGCCCTTGGTTCAACCTCAACACGTTGGACATTAAGTATATGATCGGGATCGACGGGGTTTCGACCTTCATGATCCTGTTGACAAGTTTGATCTTTCCGATCTTGGTCTGGTATTCCTGGGGCAAGGTGGAAAAACAGGAAAAAACCTACTACCTCATGCTCCTTTTGTTGGAGACGGGTATCCTTGGGTTCTTCCTTTCCCTCGACCTCATGATGTTCTATGTGTTCTTTGAGATGGTCTTGATCCCGACTACCTTCTTTATCGGTATCTGGGGTGGCAAAGAGCGCGAATTTGCATCCATGAAGTTCTTCCTGTACACCTTGGTGGGTTCCCTCCTCATGTTGGTGGGTATCATCTACCTCGGCCTGAATGTCAAGGAAGGGGTCCTGACTACCGATTACTTCGCCATCCGTGATGCCTTGGCTAGCGGTGCGATTTCCTCCGAAGTTCAGACTTGGTTGTTCCTCGCATTCACAGTGAGTTTCGCCATCAAGGTTCCATTGTTCCCATTGCATACTTGGCAGGCAGTTACCTACTCCGAGTCCAGCACTACAGGTTCTGTGATCTTGGCAGCTTTGCTTTCCAAAATGGGTGCGTTTGGTTTCATCCGCTTCGTATTGCCATTCTTCCCTGAAGCATCCATGAAGTTTGCTCCAGTGATCAGTGTACTGGCAGTCATCAGTATCGTGTATGGCGCGTACATGGCTATTGCCCAGACAGACCTCAAGCGTCTGATCGCATTCGCTTCCATGTCTCACTTGGGCTTCATCGTTTTGGGAATCTTCTCCATGACGCCAGAAGCATTGAGTGGAGCAGTGTACCAAATGGTCGCTCACGGTGTTTCCACTGCTGCATTGTTCTTGATCGCTGGCCTCTTGTTCGAGCGCTACGAGTCTCGCAAGATTGCCGACTTCCAAGGCATTGCCAAGCAAGCACCTAAGTTTACGCTGGTATTCATGGTCGCTGTTTTGGCTACCGTTGGACTTCCAGGATTGAGCGGATTCATCGGCGAGTTGATGATCCTCTTGGGTTCATTTAGCTCCTCCGCAGTATCTAGCACTTTCGCCGTCATCGCTGCCATCTCAGTAGTCTTGACTGCTGTTTATCTCCTGAATATGTTCCGCAAAACCATGTTCGGAGAAACCAACGAGAATGTAACGAAGCATGTATTTGACTTGACTGCTTCTGAATCTTGGATGATGGCTCCTTTGGTGATCTTGATGTTTGTGATGGGATTCTTTGCCCAGCCATTCCTCAATACCATCAACAAAGGAACTGACCGTGTAATCAACTTGGTTGACACGCGCACCCAGAACGTACAGCTCAGCAATGTCGAGCCTGTCAAGCTGGAAACTCCTTCCGAAACTGAAGCTGTGTACCAATAG
- a CDS encoding S8 family serine peptidase: MKFHTKTTCFLLCLCWALTAQGQNFYYGMGGKAISIVPDPDRTCVHFHDAQVLSPTLRNSQAHEIHGDKAAYRHWTVSGNIRSAKLDHVARQLEVPQHEIRSLAQGYLIPGASHTMWPTHKILFKPNTSFDREEVEALIPEVIGHRFFQTPGGLQGLEIDQIDEVISISNALYESGMFEWCQPDFVVSSKASNYVPSDTFYQYQFYLNNPGYNALFYPYVVAKSGVDVKAEEGWNITLGQDFITVAVVDDGVEFHEDLEIGNTGVSRVLPGYTTTDTINGDGSPLVADDAHGMGVAGIIAASHNTIGVAGVAPNSKILPVHVYTDGTATIAEFADAISWAWQNGADVINNSWGLDECLPDGTHPAIEQAVVDAFTMGRKGKGCPVMFASGNSEIEDCISYPAGVPNSFVVGAINPFGNKPNYARFGAKLDLVSPTSQDDPASVTILDRMGNLGFNNSSITYEQHADVNYSKWFGGTSVSSATVSGTAALILSLDSTLTASDVYTILRSSATDMGDAGQDSIYGYGRLDMQAALMMVGSTLPVEWLAIAGESEAGAVKLEWKVGRELNNDRYEIQSWKNGAFETIGTVDGVGTTPLPQTYEFNDTDPIVGLNTYRVKQIDLDGSVDYSETLEVRYSASVISQIFPNPASDHFRFYVTTVDLHPVRVSISDLQGKLVERRYMDVESDWAELNYDVSHFKPGYYMVQVRTPDGRQFNQTLMIAR; the protein is encoded by the coding sequence ATGAAGTTCCATACCAAAACCACCTGTTTTCTCCTTTGCCTATGCTGGGCCTTGACTGCTCAAGGCCAAAACTTCTACTATGGAATGGGCGGAAAGGCCATTTCCATTGTACCTGATCCAGATAGGACCTGCGTTCATTTCCATGATGCCCAAGTTCTGTCCCCCACTCTCAGGAACAGCCAAGCCCATGAGATTCATGGAGACAAGGCAGCATATCGCCACTGGACGGTTTCTGGAAACATTCGAAGCGCAAAGTTAGATCACGTAGCTCGCCAACTGGAGGTGCCTCAGCACGAAATCCGGAGTTTGGCGCAGGGGTACTTGATCCCCGGAGCTTCACATACCATGTGGCCTACCCACAAAATCCTCTTCAAACCCAATACTTCTTTTGACCGGGAAGAAGTAGAGGCTTTGATTCCCGAGGTGATTGGCCATCGGTTCTTCCAAACACCGGGAGGTCTTCAAGGCTTGGAGATCGATCAGATCGATGAGGTTATATCCATCTCAAACGCACTCTACGAGTCAGGCATGTTTGAATGGTGTCAGCCGGACTTTGTGGTATCCTCCAAGGCGTCCAACTATGTGCCTTCCGATACTTTCTACCAGTATCAATTCTATCTCAACAATCCGGGCTACAATGCCCTGTTTTACCCGTATGTGGTCGCCAAGTCCGGTGTCGATGTGAAAGCGGAAGAAGGCTGGAATATCACCCTCGGACAAGACTTCATCACGGTAGCAGTGGTAGATGATGGTGTGGAATTCCACGAGGATCTCGAAATCGGCAATACAGGCGTAAGCAGAGTCTTGCCGGGTTACACGACCACAGACACGATCAATGGGGATGGCTCACCGCTCGTGGCGGATGATGCCCATGGGATGGGAGTTGCCGGAATCATCGCTGCTTCCCACAATACCATCGGGGTAGCAGGGGTCGCACCCAACAGCAAGATTCTTCCGGTACATGTCTATACCGACGGAACTGCTACCATTGCCGAGTTTGCCGATGCCATCAGTTGGGCATGGCAAAATGGAGCCGATGTAATCAACAACTCTTGGGGATTGGATGAATGTCTACCAGACGGTACCCATCCAGCCATCGAGCAAGCAGTCGTCGATGCATTCACGATGGGACGCAAGGGCAAAGGTTGTCCGGTGATGTTTGCCTCTGGCAATAGCGAAATCGAAGACTGTATCTCCTACCCTGCGGGAGTACCCAACTCCTTTGTGGTAGGTGCAATCAATCCATTTGGCAATAAACCGAACTACGCTAGATTCGGGGCCAAACTAGATCTCGTATCTCCCACCTCCCAAGACGACCCTGCGAGTGTCACGATATTGGATCGCATGGGCAATTTGGGCTTCAACAATAGCTCGATCACCTACGAGCAGCACGCCGATGTCAACTACTCCAAGTGGTTTGGGGGGACCTCAGTTTCGAGCGCGACTGTTTCGGGCACTGCCGCTTTGATTCTGTCCCTCGACAGCACCTTGACTGCAAGCGATGTCTACACCATCCTACGCTCTTCCGCTACGGATATGGGAGATGCTGGGCAAGACAGCATTTATGGGTATGGCCGACTCGATATGCAAGCCGCGCTCATGATGGTCGGCTCAACACTTCCCGTAGAGTGGCTAGCTATCGCAGGTGAATCCGAAGCAGGAGCTGTGAAACTCGAATGGAAGGTCGGTCGGGAACTCAACAATGATCGCTACGAGATCCAAAGCTGGAAAAATGGTGCGTTTGAAACCATCGGCACGGTCGATGGGGTCGGCACTACCCCACTCCCGCAGACCTACGAATTCAATGACACAGACCCGATCGTGGGCCTCAATACCTATCGCGTCAAGCAGATCGATCTGGATGGCTCCGTGGATTACTCCGAGACGCTAGAAGTGCGCTATTCGGCTTCGGTGATTTCTCAGATTTTCCCCAATCCTGCATCTGATCACTTCAGATTCTACGTGACCACGGTTGATCTTCATCCAGTGCGTGTATCTATTTCAGACCTGCAAGGCAAGCTTGTGGAGCGCCGATACATGGACGTGGAATCCGACTGGGCGGAATTGAACTACGACGTCTCGCATTTCAAGCCGGGATACTACATGGTTCAAGTGCGCACGCCCGATGGTCGCCAATTCAACCAGACTTTGATGATCGCTCGATAG